Part of the Bacteriovorax sp. BAL6_X genome, GCATTGGAGTTGAGAGGTCATTACCATCCTCTCTAGAGAACTCAAGAAATTCTTCTGTGACAATACAGCAAACTGTATGCATTCCTCTGTCATTGATATCTGTGCGACAAAAACCATCACGCCAAAAGCCTGTCATTGGTGTACACCCGCACATCTGTAGGGGAGTTCCTAGTACATTTAAATGGGCGTTGCTTTCACTTGTCACAAATTTTCCTTCGTTCTTTAATAATCACTGTATTCAGTATCAATGTCATTATATGAGAGGGTGTTAACTTCATCAAGACTTTCTAAGACATGGTTATCATTTGAAAAATTGCTTTCAATATAGGCTAAATAATCCTTAACATTGCTTGTTGTATTAGAAGGTTGACTTACATTCAGGGCAAGAACGAGAGTAAGACAAAAAGTGGCACTAGCAAGCGCAATACTTAGCCATTGCTTTTTTTTCTTTTGCTTAAGTTTAAGATGGTCTTCAAACTTTGTTTTGAATACTGCCTTCATCTCTTTAGGCGGATTAATAGCCGCCTTTGATTTTAATTTTGTTTTAATATTCTTCTCATTAATTGAATCTTTCATAAAGACTCCATTTTATTTTCTAGTGTTTCTTTTAATCTCAACTTAGCGCGATTAATTAAGTTCTTTATCGCTTGCCTTGATTTTCCTAGGATTTCTGCGATTTCATCGCCTGAGCAATCATGCATCCAAAGGGTGATGGCCTGCCTTTGCATTGAAGGAAGTATTGAGATGGCCTCAATGATGACCTCTGAATTCACTTCATCAATAAGTTTTTCTAAAGCAGATAATTGATCGTCTTCAATATTTACGATCACACTTTCATCTGGAATACTTTGTTCCTTAATTTTTTTGAGGTAGTCATAACTTTTATTTCGTGCAATTGTCCAAAGCCAAGTCGATACCTGATATTCCTTCCGATACATTTTTCTTTTGTCATATAAAGTTAAAAAAGCATCGTGAACAATCTCTTGTGCCTTTTGTTCGTCTAAGAGAATATAATAAACGAATTGATATAACTTAGAACTCAATCTTTGATAAAGGGCCTCGAACGCCTGGTGATCATCATTTTTTGCAACGACTTCCATCAGGTCTGATGAGCCTAGTTTTGATAGCGAATTTGACCAGATAAAATTCTTCATTACACGCATACCTATTATACGAATATTGGTATCAAAGGTTTCACCCTTAATAATATACTATAATTTCCACTAGTTACTGGCGTGTGAAACTTTTTTTTATAAGAATAGTATAACAGTTAACTAGATAAATAGGAGAAAATGATGAAAACACTTTCGATTATGATTTTAACTTTTTTATTAGCTTTTTCTTCACTTGCTGATGGTGATTTTTCAAAGCTCTCTAAAGGGGAACTTAAAAAGCTAGAAAATGAATTTGCAAAATTTCAAGACAGTCAACATAAGAAGAAGGTTGCATTTGAAAAGAAAGTCTTTTCACAAAAAGAGAAGTATTTAAAAGATAATGAAACTCAAATGCTTAAGCATTTAGATGAGATTCATGTTCTTAAAAAGAAGTTACAATTCGGTAAGAAAGAAGAGAATAAGAAAATTAGAAAACAAATCAAAGAAAAGAGTAAAGAATTTAGAAGGAGTATGAAAAAGCTACGTCATGAGGATCAGCGAGAGGCTATAAAAAGCATGAAGAAAGAATTCTATGAAGAGATGAAAGCAGAAAGGAAGAAGTTTAAAGAGAAAATTAAGTCTTATAGTAGAAAGTAATCTAAATATAAAAAAGGGGCCTTTCGAGGCCTTTTTTAATTTTTGTATATTTCTTGAACTAATTGATTAATAAACCTCATACGATATTCTTTATGATTCGTATTGAGATTATCCGAAGAAATATTTACTAGGGTATTGTAAATATCTCCGGGGAGGCCGCATGGAAAAGTCATCATTAAGGCCTTATTCATTTTTTCTGATGGATAAACATTTAGCGCCATCCCATGCATTGAGACAAATTTTTTAAGCTGAACACCCATTGATGCAACTTTCTTTTCTCCATGCCAAAGACCAAGGAGTGGCCTATCAAAGTCAAGGTTTTTAATTGTGTTGTCGCTTATAGTGATAGCATTTACAGCACTTTTAAAAAGGCTATTGATAAGTTCTATTGTTCTTAGTTTTTGTTGAGCAATATTTACAATTGGATAAACAATAACCTGTCCAGGGTGGTGGAAAGTTAGACCGCCACCGCGCTTGATTTCGACTACTGGAACATCGATCTTATCCACAAGGGCCTGGTCAAAGTCAACTAAACCATGTTCTTCAATTTGATTTCTTTGCAGGCCTCTTCCCATTGTGAAGACTTCTGGGTGAGAAGTGATAATATAAATTTTCTGCTCTGGATTATCATAGATATATTCATTGGCCTCTTCTTGAAAAGCTAGAGCTTCAAGATAGTCCCAATTGTCTTTTTGAAATATATGAGTTTGGTTCTTAGATTCAAGAATATAGTTCTTGATTTCAAGCTTGTTAATTAAATCGTTAAACGTCATGACCTTTTGCCCTTAGGTGATCAAGGTAGTCTGCCGCCTTGTAACTACTTCTTACCATTGGTCCAGAAGCGACGAATTCAAAGCCTATTTCATAAGCAATTTCTTTATAGCGATCAAACTCTTGTGGCCTATAGTAGCGCTCAACTTTTAAATGCCTCATTGTCGGGCGCATATATTGACCAAAAGTTACGATGTCACAACCAACTTCTCTAAGGTCTTTAAGTGTCTCTAGAATTTCTTCATGAGTTTCACCAAGCCCTAGCATGAGTGAAGTCTTAGTTGAAATATGTGGATAATTTTCTTTATAGAATTTTAAACAGTTTAAAGTTTTTTCATAGCCCGCACGACGATCTCGAACATCATGAGTTAGCCTTTTTACTGTTTCAATATTTTGAGCAATAACAAAAGGATTACTCTTTGCTAATGTGTGCATATGTTCTTGGACAGCATTGAAGTCCGGAATTAGAACTTCAACAAGTGTATCAGGGTAGTCCTTATTAATTCTTTTAACAACGTTGGCGAAGTGTCCAGCACCAAAGTCAAGGAGGTCGTCACGATCAACGCTTGTTACAACAAGATACTTTAGAGACATTGTTTCGACCATCTTGGCCGCATTATCGATTTCATTGAAGTCTACAATGCCTTTTGGGTTTCCTGTATCAACGTGACAGAATTTACATGCACGTGTACAAGTTCCTCCTAGGATCATCATCGTTGCCGTCTTTGCTGACCAACACTCTGACATATTTGGACAGCTTGCTTCTTCACAAACTGTAAAAAGTTGTTTTTCTCTTAATTCTTTTCTGACTTCATTGAAGTTATCACCAGTTGGGATTTTATTTCTCAACCATTCGGGCTTTCTTTCTAGATTGCGCGCCTCTTGTTTCTTTCCAACATTAAGACGTGCTTTCTTTTCTTGAATTTTTTTACGAGATTCTTCGTAATCCATTTGATTTACTTGGTTATCAGTCATTTATATAATCCTCAAAATATGTCTTTGCTTATAGCAATTTAAAGCTCGTAAGTTAAGACATATACTGAGAATCTATGAAATTTCTACACCTTAGCGGCGTCAGCTTCAACTTTTGAGCTATTTAAACTTAGTAATGCGGCAGGCAAGATTACTAAATCTGCAACTAGGGCAAGAGTTAGGATCACTGAACAGTAAACGCCAAATTTCTGGTTTGGAACAAAGTCACCTAAGTAAAAGAGTCCAAAGGCAATTGTTAGCATTGTTGTTGTTAGTGCTAGGGCCTTACCTGTTTGATGCATTGTCGATGCAAGCGCATCATGACCGCTCATTCCTTGAAGAACCTTGAGTTTGTAATTTGATATGAAGTGGATGGTATCATCAACAGCAATACCCAAACACACTGCAAAGACGATAACGTTACCAATATTTAACTCATCTCCTGCAAAGTACATAATCCCCGCTGCCACTGATAGTGGAAAGACGTTTGGAATAAGGGAGAGTAGAGCAAGCTTAAGGTCTTTGAAAACAAATAAAATAATGAGAAAGATAATTGGTAGTGAAATACTCATTGAAGTCAAAAGAGTATTTACAACAAGGTCGTTAACTCGATTGTAGATCGGAGATTGTCCCGCCTCATATATCTTAATACCAATTTCATCGGCCTTTTTTAAGATTTTATCCGTTTTAGCGATGGCCGCTGTTGAGTCATTTACATCCCACATAACGAGGACTCGGAAGCGACGATTATCAAGTGATAGCTGATTTTTGAGATCAAGACCTTGCGGTAACCCCAGGGTATAGAGAAAAAGTTGGTCTGCTACCGCTCGACGAGTTTCAGGAATAGCATAGAATTCCTCATTATCACTATGAAGAGTTTTATTCATTTGTTTTACAATATCTAGAATTGAACTAACTCGAATAATCTTCTCGTCTTTAAGCATCCATTGAACTAGCTCTTCTGACTTCTTTAAGAATGCTGGGTCTTTTACACCTTCAGGCTTTTCTGAGTCAAAAACAAGTTCAATCATTCTAGAGCCGCCAAATTCCTTTCTAACCATATTGAAGGCCTTCTTAACTGGAGTTCCTTCGTCAAAGTACTCAATAGGGTCAGCATTAATATAATTTTGCATCCCAAAGTAAATTGAAGTAATTGTGATTATTGGAGTCACGATATTAATGATAACTTTGTACTTTTCTGCAAACATGAAGATACCATCGAATGCATGGAATTTATCGTCACGGTCTCCAACTTTAAAATGAACTTTTGTAAGAAGTGCTCCTAGGAAGAAATAAGTGTAGAACCACGCTACACAAGTCCCAATCCCAGAAAGAATCCCTAGATTATAAATTGGCTTAATATCAGTAGAAGTAAGAGAGAAGAATCCAATCGCAGTTGTTAGTGTTGTCAGTAGCGTTGGAATAAAGTTCTTCTTTAGAGCTGCAATAGCTGCATCGTGCTCATTCATGCGATCGAAAATATAGAAGTGCCTATAGGTGATTAAAATGTGAATTGAGTCTGCAAGGCCAATTGCAATTAAGATGGCCGGAAGTGCCGCAATAATACTCGATAGCTCTATTCCTAAATGTCCTTCGATTCCAAATGTTGTAATAATTGCGAGGCCAACGAGAGAGAATGGAAGAACGATACCTAGAAGGTTTCTAAAAAATAAGAAGAGAATGAGAGAGAGAACCCCTACAACGATAGGAAAGACAACCATCATGTCTCGATCTGATGCTCTTTGAAGTGACTCATTGATAAAAGAGATACCTCCGAGATAGAACTTTATTCCTTCGGCCTTATTATATTTTTCAAGGAGTTTTTCTGTATCTATAACGACTTGATCATATGGTGGTGTTCCTTCGAAAGTATCAAGGAATGCCCTGATATAAGTGAAACGACCAGATTTCGAAATTGTTGAGTTAACAAGCTGTCGATCGTTCGTGGCAAGTTTTTCTTTTAGCTTTAAGTTCTCTGTAGTTAATTCAACTTCTTCATCTAAGAAAGGTGTAATGAAAATATCATCATCCTCTGATTCAATTGAATTGTGATTCGTTAAACTTTCAACGCGTACAATATGCTTAATTTGCCACAAGTCTTGAGTGATATCTTGAATTGTTTTAATCGTATTTTCATCAAAGAGGCCATCTTCTTTGTAGACCATTATGTCAATTGTATCTGAACTTCCAAAGATTCCTTCGTGCTCTTTAAGATCTAATAAGCGTTGGTCATGATCCATTAGCCAACCCTTAACTGAGTAGTTAGCATGAATTTTCGGTAGGCCTGAACTTAGGGCAATTAAGAAGATAAATGAAATTAGAAGACAGGTTTTAGTATGATCGACGATATACTTAGAGACTCTTTCTGCAAGTGAGTGGACACGTTTCATATAATCAATTTCCTTTGAAGTTTGCCTTAATACTATATTAAGTTTTATAAAGAAAAGCTAAGAATTTTGGGGAAAGATTATAAGAAATACTTGATTGATGTAGACGCTCTAGCAAAATAGTGTCGATACTCTTAACGTGTTCGAGAACGAACATTGTAAGCTAGAGCGTTTGTCTAAAACTAGGCTTTATTGGATTCCAATGAAATCCATTCCTAACTTAGAAATGGCATTCTCTCTTAAGAATGGCATTTTTGTATTGATATTAAATCTAGCACCTTTAAGGTTACAGTTGATAAAGATAGTTCCAGTTAAATCAACATTAGAAAAGTCGCAACCAATAAGGTTGCAGTTTTTGAAAGTTACACCTCTTAGGTTTGCCCATCTAAAACTTGTCGCTGCAAGATCACACTCATCAAATGTACTATCTTCTAAATTGGTGCACTCTAAGCTCACGTCCTTTAGATTGATTCTTTTAAAACGATTCTTTGCAAGGTTCGACCAAGTAAAGTCAGCTCCCTCATAGTTTGAGTTATTGTGCTTTGCGTATTTGATATTACACTTTCTAAGGTCACTCTCATTTAAGTCAGAGTGACGAATATTAATTTTATCTAGCATCGAGTTATCGAAGGAACTCTTCTCAAGCTTAGAGGCACTGATTAATCGTAAGTTATCAACATTCCTTAGGTTGATACGATTCTCATTTTGTTTTTTGATTGCTGTAAACATCGTGTTTTGCGTTGTCATATCCATCCTCTTTGTAAAACTAGAAAGATAGTAGCGATTTTATTTAGCTATATTAAGTCAATTGTTTGTAAATTCGGAATTTCCGAACTATTGTGTCCTTATGAATTGGAATCATCTCTATTGTTTTTATGAAGCTGCAAAGCACAAGTCCGTTAAGAAGGCCGCTGAAAAAATGGGTCTTGCTTCGTCAACCGTCAGTGAACAGATCAAAAAGTTTGAGCAAAATTACGGCGTGCAGCTTTTCGAAAGGAAGGTTAGAGAGATCGTTTTAACAAAAAAAGGTGAGGAGGTTTATTCTCATGCTAAGGGTGTTTTCTCCAATGGGATGCGTCTTGTTGATAATTTAACACCTCATGATGACGGTGGTTATGATGTGACCTTTTCAATTGAGTCTCATCTTGAGTCGCCGAATATCGCTGCGGTATTAGCGGATTATTATTCTGCATATAGCGACTTTGGTCATACCATTACAAAGCGCTCAAAGAATTTCTCTCAAACAATGTACTACCTTGAGAATGATACTGTGGATGTTGCCATTAGTGATAAGAAGCTCTCTAACGAGCTATATGAAAATTATCTTGTTGCGCAAACCCAGCTTCGCTTCTATGTAAACACTACTGTTGCAGCGAAGTACCGCGATTTACCATTTGAAAGATTAGTAAAAAAACTTCCGGTCGGTTTCCTTTCGTCAGATGAGAAGATGATTGTTAATGCAAAGCAAGTTCTAAAAGAACAGAAGGTTTACCTAAAGGAAGCATTCTTCAGCGAGCACCTTTATTACTTATCGACATTGGCCCAGAGAGGGGAAATAGTTCTTGCTGCAATTGGCAATGAGTCGATTTTTCAGGAGTTGTATTGTCTAGGTCCACAGCATGATATTGGTGTTCCAACATATGCAATCCTTAAAAAGAAAAATGAAAACTTACTCTTTGCTAGAAAGTTAAAAGATTTATTGATGATTGATGCAGATGCTAATCAGCTAAATCTACATTAATTTCTAATTGCCGACCTGTTTAAAACTAGTTAGCATTTGTCGATGAAAAAAATTTCCCTTATTAGATCCATTATAATGACAATTCTTGTCTCTGTTTCTCTTTATTTATCCACTGAGACTAGGGCCGAAGATATTGGTTTTCTTAAAGATGGAAAGATTAAAGACATTATTGTTAGAGAGATTGCTAACCTCAACTTATCAACAACTGTAAAGTTACTTGACTGGGATAAGCTCAAAGGTGTTGGTGTCGGACTAAAATACGGTTATGAGATGACTCCTTCATATTTGAAAGGGAAATTTGCTCGCGTTGATGAGTGGAGTTTCAATCGTCACGTAAACCCTGGCTCATATATTGATAGCGTGACGCCAATTAACTTAACATTTTCTAAAAATGACCGAGTTACTTTTATTCGCCACTTCGATGATCAAAAGAAAGCAATTCTTGCAATTCCATATTCAATTAATAAGCTTCCTTATAATGCTGAAAGTACACTCAAGAGATTGGCAGTAGGGGACTTTGTCAGTATCCCGGCCCAGATGACACTGAACTTTGGAGTCAGTGCAGCGTATGGTTACGGGGATATTATCGATGCCAGCGCTTTTGCCAATGTCATTACAAGTGGAAATTACAATATTAATATTTATCGCATGGACGAAAGTAAGGTTCGTCTAAAAATTGTAACAAGAACTTCTACGGAAGCAAAAACTGGCGCAAAGGTAAAGAGTGACTTCTTTGTTGCACTTGTAGAAAAGATAAATACACCAGACTTTGTTTCTAAGAACTTCCGGCTAAAATTATTAGAGTATAACTTAGGACGAGGAATTGGAGAGCAATACGTTCTTGACTACATCTTCGACCTAAGCCTACCTCATGCAAGGGAAGCCTTTGATCGAATAATTAAACCTAAGTACAAATTAGATACGGATAAGATGATTGGTCAATATACAGGTCGTAAGTATATTGAAGAAAAACTTGTTTCTGACTTTAGTTTAGCAAATGAGATCGCTACATTTGGGACAGGGGTAAAGTTATTATTTCAAGGTTTTAATGAGTATAAATTCAAGCGTCGAGGGTTCAAGCTAGGAATCTTCATTAGTGATGTTAATTACAATTGGACTTATTATAAAAATAATATCTCGATTTTAAACGGACCTGATGTTGGCGAGTACTTCTTTCCTAATAAAGTTTATAAATATAGTGAAGAGTTCAATATTCTTATTCACAAAAGAAAAGATAAGATTGAAGAATCATACTTTTCTTTTATCCCAAAGGATAGAGTAACTGAAACTTCTGTTGATTTTGGAACAAATTATATTAGAAAAGATCGATATTTTACAAAAGGTGAATGGAAGTCAACAAGAAAGAAGATTAAGGCGCTAGTTCCAAATTTTATTTTTTCTAAAATTGACTTTAAAGAGCTAGATTCTGTCGATACAAATATCACAACAGAAGTTAAATATCGTCTTGTTTTAAAAAAAGAGATATTTGAATATATAAAAAATGTATCTCTAGATCGTATTATCGATGAAGTAAATAAGATTAAAAAAGATCGTGGCTATCGTGTTATTTCACAAAATCGTAGTGGGAGGCACTTTATCAGTAAGGTCTTTTTCTGGCAAAGGGCCCATACGCGCCATGTTGCTAAAAGAATCCGTCGAATTCTCAATTCGGATGTCGAAAATATTTATATAAAACTTGAAAAGGTGATTGATAACATCGACAAGAATAGTTTTCGAAAGTATTTCTATCGAGTTGTGCAAAGCCTTGTTCCTATTGATGATTTATCAAGTTTAATGTTTTTTAAATTAGATATTCTAGGTAACCGTACTCAACCAGTACATTTTAATTATGGAGAACACGAGTTTCCTAAGGTTTATTATGAAATCCTCGATATTAACCGCGACTTTCACGACTCAAAAAGAGACTTTCAAATTATTACGGAGTAGGGTGTGAGTGATTACAAAGAATTTTTAGGTGACTATAAAGAATCTCCTGTTGAGATTTTTGAGACATGGTTTAAAGAGGCAGTGGCCAAGGAAGAAAATGGGCCGGCATTCATTCTTTCTACAGTTGATGAGTTAGGGCAACCAAATGCTAGAACCCTTCTCTTAAAGGAAGTTGTCGATAATAGGCCACTATTTTTTACTAACTATAATTCTGTAAAGGCCCAGGAAATAACTGCAAATCCTAGCGTGGCCATGACGTTTTATTGGCATCGTCTTGGAAGACAAGTCAGAATTAGAGGCTCAATTTCAAAATGTGATGCTGAAGTATCAAGAAACTATTTTCAATCTCGTGCTCATGAGAGTCAGGTTGCTAGCTCTATTTCTGATCAGTCTTCACCTGTTGTCGATCGTGAAAGGTTAGTGCGAGAATATAACGAAGGACTTGAGCGTTATAAAGAAGAGGTTCCGTATCCTGAGAATTGGGGTGGCTATTTAGTCGACATTAAAGAAATAACATTCTTCATTTACGGTGAGTTCCGTTTAAATGATCGCTTTCAATTTATTAAAAAAGGTAATGAGTGGCAATCTCTAAGACTCTATCCATAATTTTATTTATTCTTTTAGTTTTTACCTCTAGGGGAAATGCTTCCGAGTTATATGCTGGAGGTGGGGCATCACTAAGTGGTGTTATCTCTGAAACAGATTATTACAATGGAGCAACCGCCATCTTTCCTTCTGCAAATATTGGAATGAAGTTTGGTGCCCTTGCCCTTGAGGGCTTCTTTAGAACAGGAACACTTTCTAATGATCATCAAGGCTTTAAGATTGATCTCGATACTAATCAATTCGGCTTTATGCTTCGTATCTCACC contains:
- a CDS encoding DUF2237 family protein, producing MTSESNAHLNVLGTPLQMCGCTPMTGFWRDGFCRTDINDRGMHTVCCIVTEEFLEFSREDGNDLSTPMPQFQFAGLKPGDRWCLCAGRWLTAYKAGKACPIILEACHEETIAVVPMQFLTEMAYNKA
- a CDS encoding RNA polymerase sigma factor, with translation MKNFIWSNSLSKLGSSDLMEVVAKNDDHQAFEALYQRLSSKLYQFVYYILLDEQKAQEIVHDAFLTLYDKRKMYRKEYQVSTWLWTIARNKSYDYLKKIKEQSIPDESVIVNIEDDQLSALEKLIDEVNSEVIIEAISILPSMQRQAITLWMHDCSGDEIAEILGKSRQAIKNLINRAKLRLKETLENKMESL
- a CDS encoding lipoyl(octanoyl) transferase, with the protein product MTFNDLINKLEIKNYILESKNQTHIFQKDNWDYLEALAFQEEANEYIYDNPEQKIYIITSHPEVFTMGRGLQRNQIEEHGLVDFDQALVDKIDVPVVEIKRGGGLTFHHPGQVIVYPIVNIAQQKLRTIELINSLFKSAVNAITISDNTIKNLDFDRPLLGLWHGEKKVASMGVQLKKFVSMHGMALNVYPSEKMNKALMMTFPCGLPGDIYNTLVNISSDNLNTNHKEYRMRFINQLVQEIYKN
- the lipA gene encoding lipoyl synthase yields the protein MTDNQVNQMDYEESRKKIQEKKARLNVGKKQEARNLERKPEWLRNKIPTGDNFNEVRKELREKQLFTVCEEASCPNMSECWSAKTATMMILGGTCTRACKFCHVDTGNPKGIVDFNEIDNAAKMVETMSLKYLVVTSVDRDDLLDFGAGHFANVVKRINKDYPDTLVEVLIPDFNAVQEHMHTLAKSNPFVIAQNIETVKRLTHDVRDRRAGYEKTLNCLKFYKENYPHISTKTSLMLGLGETHEEILETLKDLREVGCDIVTFGQYMRPTMRHLKVERYYRPQEFDRYKEIAYEIGFEFVASGPMVRSSYKAADYLDHLRAKGHDV
- a CDS encoding RND family transporter translates to MKRVHSLAERVSKYIVDHTKTCLLISFIFLIALSSGLPKIHANYSVKGWLMDHDQRLLDLKEHEGIFGSSDTIDIMVYKEDGLFDENTIKTIQDITQDLWQIKHIVRVESLTNHNSIESEDDDIFITPFLDEEVELTTENLKLKEKLATNDRQLVNSTISKSGRFTYIRAFLDTFEGTPPYDQVVIDTEKLLEKYNKAEGIKFYLGGISFINESLQRASDRDMMVVFPIVVGVLSLILFLFFRNLLGIVLPFSLVGLAIITTFGIEGHLGIELSSIIAALPAILIAIGLADSIHILITYRHFYIFDRMNEHDAAIAALKKNFIPTLLTTLTTAIGFFSLTSTDIKPIYNLGILSGIGTCVAWFYTYFFLGALLTKVHFKVGDRDDKFHAFDGIFMFAEKYKVIINIVTPIITITSIYFGMQNYINADPIEYFDEGTPVKKAFNMVRKEFGGSRMIELVFDSEKPEGVKDPAFLKKSEELVQWMLKDEKIIRVSSILDIVKQMNKTLHSDNEEFYAIPETRRAVADQLFLYTLGLPQGLDLKNQLSLDNRRFRVLVMWDVNDSTAAIAKTDKILKKADEIGIKIYEAGQSPIYNRVNDLVVNTLLTSMSISLPIIFLIILFVFKDLKLALLSLIPNVFPLSVAAGIMYFAGDELNIGNVIVFAVCLGIAVDDTIHFISNYKLKVLQGMSGHDALASTMHQTGKALALTTTMLTIAFGLFYLGDFVPNQKFGVYCSVILTLALVADLVILPAALLSLNSSKVEADAAKV
- a CDS encoding pentapeptide repeat-containing protein, with product MTTQNTMFTAIKKQNENRINLRNVDNLRLISASKLEKSSFDNSMLDKINIRHSDLNESDLRKCNIKYAKHNNSNYEGADFTWSNLAKNRFKRINLKDVSLECTNLEDSTFDECDLAATSFRWANLRGVTFKNCNLIGCDFSNVDLTGTIFINCNLKGARFNINTKMPFLRENAISKLGMDFIGIQ
- a CDS encoding LysR family transcriptional regulator, encoding MNWNHLYCFYEAAKHKSVKKAAEKMGLASSTVSEQIKKFEQNYGVQLFERKVREIVLTKKGEEVYSHAKGVFSNGMRLVDNLTPHDDGGYDVTFSIESHLESPNIAAVLADYYSAYSDFGHTITKRSKNFSQTMYYLENDTVDVAISDKKLSNELYENYLVAQTQLRFYVNTTVAAKYRDLPFERLVKKLPVGFLSSDEKMIVNAKQVLKEQKVYLKEAFFSEHLYYLSTLAQRGEIVLAAIGNESIFQELYCLGPQHDIGVPTYAILKKKNENLLFARKLKDLLMIDADANQLNLH
- the pdxH gene encoding pyridoxamine 5'-phosphate oxidase → MSDYKEFLGDYKESPVEIFETWFKEAVAKEENGPAFILSTVDELGQPNARTLLLKEVVDNRPLFFTNYNSVKAQEITANPSVAMTFYWHRLGRQVRIRGSISKCDAEVSRNYFQSRAHESQVASSISDQSSPVVDRERLVREYNEGLERYKEEVPYPENWGGYLVDIKEITFFIYGEFRLNDRFQFIKKGNEWQSLRLYP